In Acidovorax sp. GBBC 1281, a single window of DNA contains:
- a CDS encoding SDR family oxidoreductase, with protein MTTAPARERVLITGGGAGIGAATAERCRADGYEPVIIDRAVAHVPGGIQADLSDTADTARALQEALAGGPITRLVNNVGIVVPAEAADQTLEQFDLAVALNLRCALQCMQALLPGMQAAGFGRIVNMSSRAALGKELRTAYSATKAGLIGMTRVWALELGRHGVTANAIGPGPIRTELFDRANPPDAPRTKAIIDSVPVKRVGTPDDVAHAVSYLLDARSGFVTGQVLYVCGGMTVGVAGV; from the coding sequence ATGACCACTGCACCTGCACGCGAGCGCGTTCTCATCACCGGCGGCGGCGCCGGCATCGGCGCGGCGACGGCCGAGCGCTGCCGCGCCGACGGCTACGAGCCCGTCATCATCGATCGCGCGGTCGCCCATGTGCCCGGCGGCATCCAGGCCGACCTGTCCGACACCGCCGACACCGCGCGGGCCCTGCAGGAAGCGCTAGCGGGCGGGCCCATCACGCGCCTGGTCAACAACGTGGGCATCGTGGTGCCTGCCGAAGCCGCGGATCAGACGCTGGAACAATTCGACCTCGCCGTGGCGCTGAACCTGCGCTGCGCGCTGCAGTGCATGCAGGCGCTGCTGCCGGGCATGCAGGCGGCTGGCTTCGGGCGCATCGTGAACATGTCATCGCGCGCCGCGTTGGGCAAGGAGCTGCGCACCGCGTATTCGGCCACCAAGGCCGGCCTGATCGGCATGACGCGCGTGTGGGCGCTGGAGCTGGGCCGCCACGGCGTCACGGCCAACGCCATTGGCCCGGGCCCCATCCGCACCGAGCTGTTCGACCGCGCCAACCCGCCCGATGCGCCGCGCACCAAAGCCATCATCGACTCGGTGCCCGTCAAGCGCGTGGGCACGCCGGACGACGTGGCGCATGCCGTGTCCTATCTGCTCGATGCGCGCAGCGGCTTCGTCACCGGCCAGGTCTTGTACGTCTGCGGTGGCATGACCGTGGGCGTGGCCGGGGTCTAG
- a CDS encoding type II toxin-antitoxin system HipA family toxin — translation MTLQGVTPRAYEPQDTLYVWTLVNPAAPVLTGSVALSPLVPNCATFTYAADWWEFALSENLPLVTGQMFSAGVKDSAPGAIDDARPDRWGERIIRHIDRPARLSILEMLLFAGDDRFGALGISTSAEHYVPRRIGPYPQLRDLASLAQAVEDVQTQAPITPDIQRLVQPGVTLGGARPKALLQTDKRPCVVKFSEWDDAVDTPLIEHATMTLAAQAGIHVATTGVLPLPSRHAHGKRRHALTIERFDRLDIGGQTLRLHCLSARTALAAAGLAESYGALATVLRRQAHPDRQKAQREELFQRMVFNILMDNTDDHERNHCLRLGWDGYYELSPAFDVVPTLQNMGYQAMVVGRHGAESTLDNALTDLSEFGIPRSRAIELIQAVARTVDRWPQHFAGHGVDANDMALLQASIDRDALKVQRQAFC, via the coding sequence ATGACGCTGCAAGGGGTCACGCCCCGTGCCTACGAACCGCAGGACACCCTCTACGTCTGGACCCTGGTCAACCCGGCCGCCCCCGTGCTGACGGGCTCCGTGGCCCTGTCGCCGCTGGTGCCCAACTGCGCCACCTTCACCTACGCGGCCGATTGGTGGGAGTTCGCGCTGAGCGAAAACCTGCCCCTCGTCACCGGCCAGATGTTCAGTGCGGGCGTCAAAGACAGCGCCCCCGGCGCCATCGACGACGCGCGGCCCGACCGGTGGGGCGAGCGCATCATCCGCCACATCGACCGGCCCGCGCGCCTGTCGATCCTGGAGATGCTGCTGTTCGCCGGAGACGACCGCTTCGGCGCCCTGGGCATTTCCACCTCCGCCGAGCACTACGTGCCCCGGCGCATCGGGCCCTATCCGCAGCTGCGCGATCTGGCCTCGCTGGCGCAGGCCGTGGAAGACGTGCAGACACAAGCGCCCATCACGCCGGACATCCAGCGCCTGGTGCAGCCCGGCGTCACGCTGGGCGGCGCAAGGCCTAAGGCACTGCTGCAGACCGACAAAAGACCCTGCGTTGTCAAGTTCAGCGAATGGGATGACGCGGTGGACACGCCGCTGATCGAGCACGCCACCATGACGCTGGCAGCGCAGGCCGGCATCCACGTGGCCACCACCGGCGTGCTGCCCCTGCCCTCGCGACACGCGCACGGCAAGCGGCGCCATGCGTTGACCATCGAGCGCTTCGACCGGCTCGACATCGGCGGGCAGACCCTGCGGCTGCATTGCCTCTCGGCCCGGACGGCGCTGGCGGCGGCGGGCCTTGCGGAAAGCTACGGGGCGCTGGCCACCGTGCTGCGGCGCCAGGCCCATCCGGACCGGCAGAAAGCCCAGCGCGAAGAGCTGTTCCAGCGCATGGTGTTCAACATCCTCATGGACAACACGGACGACCACGAACGCAACCACTGCCTGCGGCTGGGCTGGGACGGGTACTACGAGCTGTCGCCCGCGTTCGACGTGGTGCCCACCCTGCAGAACATGGGCTACCAGGCCATGGTGGTCGGCCGGCACGGCGCGGAATCCACTTTGGACAACGCGCTGACGGACCTGAGCGAGTTCGGCATCCCGCGCTCTCGGGCCATCGAACTCATCCAGGCCGTGGCGCGCACGGTGGACCGGTGGCCGCAGCACTTCGCCGGCCATGGCGTGGACGCGAACGACATGGCACTGCTGCAAGCCAGCATCGACCGCGATGCGCTCAAGGTGCAGCGCCAGGCGTTCTGCTGA
- a CDS encoding helix-turn-helix transcriptional regulator: MPRQNTPPADYPQAVLQQIEQLAQNIVIARKRRRETQAQWAQRLGVSQPTMARIERGDPSVAMASYVMCLWLINQAQGLADLIAPQNDLASLEREVARVQPRPRSTTKKTPPPGPSSVGQQAASAFYRTRPGGMKKAMGVAEPQTPESAYNRSAAGLAALISGIKKERP; the protein is encoded by the coding sequence ATGCCGAGACAGAACACCCCTCCCGCAGACTATCCCCAGGCCGTACTGCAGCAGATCGAGCAATTGGCGCAGAACATCGTCATCGCCCGTAAGCGCCGCAGGGAAACGCAGGCGCAGTGGGCCCAGCGGCTGGGTGTGTCGCAGCCGACCATGGCCCGCATCGAGCGGGGCGATCCCTCCGTGGCGATGGCGTCGTATGTCATGTGCCTGTGGCTCATCAACCAGGCGCAGGGGCTGGCCGATCTGATTGCTCCGCAGAACGATCTCGCCTCGCTGGAGCGCGAAGTGGCGCGAGTCCAGCCACGCCCCCGTTCTACGACGAAAAAAACACCGCCCCCCGGGCCCTCATCCGTCGGACAACAGGCGGCAAGCGCCTTCTATAGAACCCGTCCCGGTGGAATGAAGAAAGCCATGGGAGTCGCTGAGCCCCAGACTCCCGAAAGCGCTTACAACCGCTCTGCTGCAGGCTTGGCCGCGCTCATCTCCGGCATCAAGAAAGAGCGGCCATGA
- a CDS encoding short-chain fatty acid transporter, whose protein sequence is MSKITAFFTELMRRYLPDPFVFAIMLTLLTMALAFGVENRPINAVVQDWGKGFWSLLAFTTQMAVILVMGYVLAAAPIVDRFLDRIASHVHTPRQAIIVATIVGCVGSYLNWGFGLVIGGIMARKLALKVKGVHYPLIIAAAYTGFTMYSLGFSATIPVLISTKGHAFESTMGLIPLTQTIFSAPILLTSLAVLIALPLLNATMHPKKGEPVVELDPATVADTKPASAEHLLGDEKTLAWRLNNSRVLSLLIGLCGMAYVAMHFIQGGNLDLNMINFFILFLGVLLLGTPMKYVEKVNEGVKTIGGIILQFPFYAGIMAIMHGSGLVESIAHVFVSVSTADTLPLWGLVSSFVINFFAPSGGGHWVLQGPFMINAATTLGASQAQTAMSVMLGNGWNDLVQPFWILPALALSKLKLKDIMGYTVVSMLLVGAIYAVTMLVWPHL, encoded by the coding sequence ATGTCGAAAATCACCGCCTTCTTCACCGAACTGATGCGGCGCTACCTGCCCGATCCGTTCGTCTTCGCGATCATGCTCACGCTGCTGACCATGGCGCTCGCCTTCGGGGTGGAAAACCGCCCCATCAATGCCGTGGTGCAGGACTGGGGCAAGGGCTTCTGGAGCCTGCTGGCCTTCACCACGCAGATGGCGGTGATCCTGGTGATGGGCTACGTGCTGGCGGCCGCGCCCATCGTGGACCGCTTTCTCGACCGCATCGCCTCGCACGTGCACACGCCGCGCCAGGCCATCATCGTCGCCACCATCGTGGGCTGCGTGGGCAGCTACCTCAACTGGGGCTTCGGCCTGGTGATCGGCGGCATCATGGCGCGCAAGCTGGCGCTCAAGGTCAAGGGCGTGCACTACCCGCTCATCATCGCGGCGGCGTACACGGGCTTCACCATGTACAGCCTGGGTTTCTCGGCCACCATCCCCGTGCTCATCTCCACCAAGGGCCACGCGTTCGAAAGCACCATGGGGCTGATCCCGCTCACGCAGACGATCTTCTCCGCGCCCATCCTGCTGACCAGCCTGGCCGTGCTCATCGCACTGCCGCTGCTCAACGCCACCATGCACCCCAAGAAGGGCGAGCCGGTCGTGGAACTGGACCCGGCCACCGTGGCCGACACCAAGCCCGCCAGTGCCGAACACCTGCTGGGCGACGAGAAGACGCTGGCCTGGCGCCTGAACAACAGCCGCGTGCTGAGCCTGCTGATCGGCCTGTGCGGCATGGCGTACGTGGCCATGCACTTCATCCAGGGCGGCAACCTCGACCTGAACATGATCAACTTCTTCATCCTGTTCCTGGGGGTGCTGCTGCTGGGCACACCGATGAAGTACGTGGAGAAGGTCAACGAAGGCGTGAAGACCATCGGCGGGATCATCCTGCAGTTCCCGTTCTACGCTGGCATCATGGCCATCATGCACGGCTCGGGCCTGGTGGAGTCCATCGCGCACGTATTCGTGAGCGTCTCCACCGCCGACACGCTGCCGCTGTGGGGCCTGGTGAGCTCGTTCGTCATCAACTTCTTCGCGCCCTCGGGCGGCGGACACTGGGTGCTGCAGGGCCCGTTCATGATCAACGCGGCCACCACGCTGGGCGCCTCGCAGGCGCAGACCGCCATGTCGGTGATGCTGGGCAACGGCTGGAACGATCTGGTGCAGCCGTTCTGGATCCTGCCGGCGCTGGCGCTGTCCAAGCTCAAGCTGAAAGACATCATGGGCTACACGGTGGTCTCCATGCTGCTGGTGGGCGCGATCTACGCCGTGACCATGCTGGTCTGGCCGCACCTGTGA
- the catC gene encoding muconolactone Delta-isomerase yields MLFMAEMTVNIPSTLAPEVADEIKRKEKEYSQQLQQGGKWRHLWRVVGEYANVSIFDVASNDELHTILSGLPLFPYMQIKVTPLANHPSSIVQE; encoded by the coding sequence ATGCTGTTCATGGCTGAAATGACGGTGAACATCCCGTCCACGCTGGCCCCCGAAGTGGCCGACGAAATCAAGCGCAAGGAGAAGGAATATTCGCAGCAGCTGCAGCAGGGCGGGAAGTGGCGCCACCTGTGGCGCGTCGTCGGCGAATACGCCAACGTGAGCATCTTCGACGTCGCCAGCAACGACGAGCTGCACACGATCCTGAGCGGCCTGCCCCTGTTCCCCTACATGCAGATCAAGGTGACGCCGCTGGCCAACCACCCGTCGTCCATCGTGCAGGAATAA
- a CDS encoding tripartite tricarboxylate transporter substrate binding protein: protein MTSVRPSLRFAAHRRTLLAAALAVAATAAVPTAFAQAFPNKPITIIVPFAAGGTTDILARVIGQGLSAELGQSVVVDNRAGAGGNIGGQMAARAPADGYTLFMGTVGTHAINAALYKKMPFDPVKDFAPLTRVANVPNLLVANPNQPYKTVQELIAYAKANPGKVNFGSSGSGSSIHLSGELFKSMAKVDMQHVPYKGSAPAVTDLLGNQIGIMFDNMPSAIQHVRSGKLRPIAVTTAKRSPELPDVPTIAEAGVPGYEATSWFGMFAPAGTPAPIVAQLNKALVKVLSQPETKKKLADQGAEPVSETPEQFAAFIQSESAKWGKVVKESGASVD from the coding sequence ATGACTTCCGTCCGCCCAAGCCTTCGCTTCGCCGCCCATCGCCGCACCCTGCTGGCCGCCGCCCTGGCCGTGGCCGCCACCGCTGCGGTGCCCACCGCGTTTGCGCAGGCGTTCCCCAACAAGCCCATCACCATCATCGTGCCCTTCGCAGCCGGCGGCACCACCGACATCCTGGCGCGCGTGATCGGCCAGGGCCTGTCCGCCGAGCTGGGCCAGTCGGTGGTGGTGGACAACCGCGCCGGCGCGGGCGGCAACATCGGCGGCCAGATGGCCGCGCGTGCGCCGGCCGACGGCTACACGCTCTTCATGGGCACGGTGGGCACGCACGCCATCAACGCCGCGCTCTACAAGAAGATGCCGTTCGATCCGGTGAAGGACTTCGCGCCGCTCACGCGCGTGGCCAACGTGCCCAACCTGCTGGTGGCCAACCCCAACCAGCCCTACAAGACGGTGCAGGAGCTGATCGCCTATGCCAAAGCCAACCCCGGCAAGGTGAACTTCGGCTCGTCCGGCAGCGGCAGCTCCATCCACCTGTCGGGAGAGCTGTTCAAGAGCATGGCCAAGGTGGACATGCAGCACGTGCCCTACAAGGGCAGCGCCCCGGCCGTGACCGACCTGCTGGGCAACCAGATCGGCATCATGTTCGACAACATGCCCTCGGCCATCCAGCACGTGCGCTCGGGCAAGCTGCGCCCCATCGCCGTGACCACGGCCAAGCGCTCGCCCGAGCTGCCCGACGTGCCCACCATCGCCGAAGCCGGCGTGCCCGGCTACGAGGCCACGTCGTGGTTCGGCATGTTCGCGCCCGCCGGCACGCCCGCGCCCATCGTGGCGCAATTGAACAAGGCCCTGGTCAAGGTGCTGTCGCAGCCCGAGACGAAGAAGAAGCTGGCCGACCAGGGCGCCGAGCCGGTGAGCGAGACGCCCGAGCAGTTCGCCGCCTTCATCCAGTCCGAAAGCGCCAAGTGGGGCAAGGTCGTGAAGGAGTCCGGCGCCAGTGTGGATTGA